The following proteins are encoded in a genomic region of Papaver somniferum cultivar HN1 unplaced genomic scaffold, ASM357369v1 unplaced-scaffold_10, whole genome shotgun sequence:
- the LOC113326029 gene encoding short-chain dehydrogenase reductase 3b-like: MRLKDKVAIITGAASGVGEATARLFVEYGAFVVIADIQDELGDQVVSSIGPDKASYIHCDVTDEKQVEETVRYALDKYGTLDIVYSNAGILGSVRPILDIDLKEFENMIAINVCGGAAMIKHAGRAMVARNIGGSIICTASATAIRGGIGPSDYTTSKHAVLGLVHSASYELGMYGIRVNCVSPITVATPLTCKSSVFKSLSLDPELVEVFASVTLNLKGMVLKAKDVAEAALFLASEESCCINGHNIVIDGGLTSTSNIYPIDYSTLIIPFLRWSVHKCIAKCSSMFAVCKSYLFN, translated from the exons ATGAG GTTAAAGGATAAGGTGGCTATAATCACCGGGGCAGCAAGTGGTGTCGGCGAAGCAACGGCAAGGTTATTTGTAGAATATGGTGCATTTGTTGTGATTGCCGACATCCAAGATGAATTAGGCGATCAAGTTGTCTCTTCGATTGGGCCAGATAAAGCTAGTTACATACATTGCGATGTTACGGACGAAAAACAAGTTGAAGAGACAGTAAGATATGCTTTAGACAAGTATGGGACGCTAGATATTGTGTATAGCAATGCAGGAATCCTAGGATCAGTGCGTCCGATTCTTGACATAGACCTGAAAGAATTCGAGAATATGATAGCTATTAATGTCTGCGGTGGTGCAGCCATGATAAAGCACGCCGGTCGCGCTATGGTGGCGCGTAACATTGGTGGATCAATCATATGCACGGCTAGTGCAACAGCAATTCGAGGTGGGATAGGACCAAgtgattacacaacatcaaaacaCGCAGTATTGGGCCTGGTTCATTCTGCTTCATATGAGTTGGGAATGTATGGTATCAGAGTTAATTGTGTCTCTCCTATAACTGTTGCGACACCATTGACATGCAAGTCATCTGTGTTCAAAAGTCTTAGTTTGGACCCAGAGCTTGTCGAAGTTTTTGCTTCTGTCACATTGAATCTGAAGGGAATGGTTTTAAAGGCGAAAGATGTAGCAGAGGCAGCTTTGTTTCTGGCTTCCGAGGAGTCATGTTGCATCAACGGACATAATATTGTCATTGATGGTGGATTAACATCTACCAGTAACATATACCCAATAGATTATTCGACGCTGATAATTCCATTTTTGCGATGGTCAGTCCACAAATGCATCGCAAAATGTTCTTCCATGTTTGCAGTTTGTAAGAGTTACCTGTTCAATTAG